The following DNA comes from Diceros bicornis minor isolate mBicDic1 chromosome 12, mDicBic1.mat.cur, whole genome shotgun sequence.
CCAGGACTTGTCTGCCCCCACCCCTGACGCCCTGCACAACCTCTGCTGCTTTGAACCCTGGCCGAGGAGGCAGTTTCTGATGGATGGGTGTGACTGAAGTGCCTGTGACTTTGGGATTGTTCCAGATACCCAGGCTGAGAGCCTCTCAGGCATCAGGCAGTTGTTCATCCTGCCTCCCTGGCTTTCTCAAACAGCCTGCCCACTTCTCATTTCTCTTCCCTCTGTCACAGAGTGTAATGTCAACCACGATGGGTGTACCTATTGTGCTTGCCTCTCTGGATACCAGTGGAATGCCAGTTCCCATCATCATCCTTGCCAAACTTCCCACAACCACCAACCTTGTGGCTGTCTTGTCTTCAGCCCTACTGAAGCCGGGTACTGCCAGTTGCTGCGACCTGGTAATGAGGGTTGAGAACTTGGAAACCGATGGCCCCAAGTGAAAGAAACCCTCtctgtgtttttctcttctctgaccCCTGTATTTCTGCTGGCTGGCCCAAGCCCAGTGGCTCCTCTGGGTGGGAGAAAATGCCCACCGTCATAGCAGACCacaggccctgagctggggaccTGAGTAGTGAGACTAGTGAACAATGGCTCCAGAGACATAAAGACAAGGACAGAAGGTTCCCTCCCTGGGGAGGGGAAGTCATATGCCAAAAAATTTCCCTGTTTTGTTCCCAATGACAGATAGGGTGTTCCAGGCTGGAAGCCACACTCCAgggacaaacaaaacaaaaaatgctaggtggggagggagtgagggggaATGGGCTTcagaagatggggaaggagagagagcttAGCTGCATCAAGGGCCACGAGTTCCTGCTCCAGTTCCTGTTCCTGTCTCTTGCCTCCCTGCAGTCCCCAGGACCCTGAGCCTGCACTCCCGGACGCAGACGCCTGGCGACACGCTGAACCTGACTCTTCTCACGAGCCACGAGACCACAAACCTCAACTGGTTCCTGTGGCGTGCAGGGAGCCCCGGACCCCTCCCCCTACAGCCAGGGACACGTGTGTCCCTGACCTCCAGCCAGGGCCAGGCTGTCCTCAGCATCTTCAACATCTCCCACAAATGGGCAGGTAGCCAGCCTGTCCTTCCctcctctgtcttctcctctctcctcccctcctcttcttcctcctcttttctctccactCATCtctacctcttcctcctccctctcttctccttccctcttctcttttctcctcttcctttcccttttcatctttccatttattcattctggggaaacaaaggctcagagacgCATTGGTGTGAGAAACTATAGTGggagaatactgaaaacatggtCTCGATTTTGACTAAGAACAGGTGTGTATTTTTCTTCAAGATGTTGAAATGGCAGAAGGTGGTGCAGGAAGGGCATCTCCTGGAGGGAGAGAGGTTCACCTTAGGATTCACAGCTACAGGCTAATAAAAAAGGGTCAGGAGGCTCTTCTCCAGATCTCTTCTTCCTTGTAGAAATCCTCTTGGGGGCAGGGATCTTTCTTGCCGGGGTTAAGCAGAGTCGGCACCGAGAAGGCAGACTAGGGTGTGGCTTGGGAAGCAGCAGAGATTCTGTGGGGCAGATGGGGGCCAGAGGAGCCGGGAGGTGCAGCACGTGTGTGTCTGCAGGTGAGTACACGTGCTGCTTTGAGGCCCAGGGATTCAGGTGGGAGCTGTACCAGGTGGTGAGGGTGTCCCTGCAGGCGACAGACGTGGCTCAGCTTCCAGACCAGCTCTCCAtctcctgcaccacctcccctggCTTCCAGCTGAGCTGCTGCACCCCCGGCACCCATTCAGCCTGTACAgcttcctggagccccagagggggcagCAAAGGTATGGAAAGGGGCCAGCTGTCAGGGATCACGGGAGAGGGGGCAGCTGGTCTCCTCCAGGCCGCCAGCTCTCCAGCTCACAGGAAGCAGAGGCTGCAGTTCACCTGGGAGTTCTGGGTCCAAGTCCAACAGTTTTTATCCCAATTCTATTGATACAGTAATAACCACATGTGTGTAGATAACTTTTGCAAAATCCTTTCATCCACACAATCTCATTGAACTCATCAAGGTTCGCTTGATGATtgtccccactttacaaatgaggaaactgtggcttcAAGTCGCAGAGCTAGTTAAAGACCCCCAGGGTGCCCTTCACCAAAATCCAAGCTCTGCCTTCAGTAGTTTGATGCCAACATACCACTCAGCTCTTCCCTACTGCTTCATCTGCTCTGAAAATTGTTAGAAAGACTGAAATGGCACCTCTGGGCCTGCTGGGCTGTGGGTCTGTTCCTGGCCCAGTGGCTGTTCCCTTCTTTcttctcaccctcagcctccttacTCAACATGTCAGGCTCCCAGTGCCTTGCACTGGCCAGTCAGCGCTGCCCTGCTGCTGACACTGTGTACACTTGTGACCTGTAGAGCCCAGGAATGACCCCTCACGGGGTCCTCTTCTCTAGCGCCATCAGCCATGGTACATGGGGCTTGGGGTCCAGCTGGCCGACCTCTCCCCTGCTTGCCCTGGGAGCTCCTCCTCAACGTTTCCCTGTGCTGGGCAATGGGGCCCGGGTCCAGAACCTGCACAAGCTTCTGCCCAAGGAAAGGCTCAGGCTAGATGGTGGTTGCTAAGCTTTCCCTGATATCATTCTTCAGGTAGAAACACTACCTGCCCTGAGGACTTCTCAGCTGTTGCCTGGAATGTCACCAAGGCTGGCCATGTGGCAGAGGCCCTGTGTCCCGTGAACAGGACGGGCATGGTGAAGAGGCCATGTGGGTCTGACGGGGTCTGGGGGCCCATCCACAGCAACTGCACAGACACAAGGCTCCAGGCCTTGCTTCATAAAGCCCAGGTAAAGCTTCTGGCCCTGCTGCCCACATGCCTCACCCTCCATGACCTACCCCTTCCTCACTCAGGACCCAGCTTTAGAATCCTTTCCCCCTGAGGCCCAGCCCAAAGGTTATTCCGCTTCTCTGAACTGGAGCCCTAGCAGAGCCAGGAAGAAGGTGTGGGGGCCTTAGAGTGGCCAGCACTCtcatggggggggtggggggttgctGTTTTCAAAGCTTAATCCCGTCAAATGTCTGTCCCACTAACGTTGGTGTCATTTCCTTCCACGTGGCTCActcccctctctgcttcctgctcccctggGACAGGGTGCAGGTACGGAGAGGAAGGAGCTGGACATGGGGAGGAGGTGGACCCTCCCTCATGAGGACTCGCCCATCACCCCCCTCCTGCTGTCTTATCTGTCTCAGAGGCTGCAGGAAGGCCAGGGCTGGCCTGCCGAGGAGGTGCCAGAGATCCTGGCACAGCTGTCGGagcaggtggtggtggtgagctCACCCTCTGACTTACTGGCAGTGCTGGGCACCATGAGCTCCCTGGCCAAGGTGGTGGCAGACGCCAGAATACGTCTTAACCACAGTGCCCTGGAGGTGAGATCTCTGAGCCACAGCTGGGGCCAGCTGGGTCATGGCGGCTGGAAGCTTTTCACCTCTGGACACTTCTGTCCCTCTGACAACACCATGGGCTGTCAGATGGCAGACATTTCTGGAGTCCAAGTGTCTGCTCCCCTGGTCAATCTCCCCTCTTAGATATCAGTCTCCAAGGTCATGGAGTGTGGAGAAGGCCTGATGCTGGGAACACATGGGAGGTCGAGGGAAGGCAGGAAGGGGTGTGAAGACATGAGTTCAGAGGCATTCATGCACACGCAGACATGTGGATATTACGTGACTCCCTCGCACACACACAAGATACCTACATGGAGATACTCAAACACACTTGGCTTTGCTGGACTCACTTAAACCAGCTCTTAGTATAGGCATCAGTTGGTGACCCATAAGCTGCAGCCAAAAGAATAACCAGGGACAATGACTCTATACACCCTTTATGTCTGGGAATATATATCACATATGGGTGCACAGACATGGATGTGGCCCTCTACTCCAGAACATTGTGCCCTCTACCACTGGGCACCATTCCTAGCTTTATAGATCTGTGGGGGTCAATGAACTGAAGAAGGGTCCCCTTAGGGCCTGGGTGGCCCCAAGAGATGGAGGGGAAGAAGGGTTAGGGCTGGATGTGCATCAGGAGACCACATACTTAaagatggcctagtggttagctGAACAGCTCCTTATTCTTCTCATCTAAAGAGTCACTCTTCACAGGCCtgtcttctccctctttctccctaaGCTTGGGTCTTGCGCTGGACTTGGAAGGGTGGGTTTTGGGGTCTACAGTTCCAAGTGCCCCTGGCTCACTGCCGTGGGCTCTAGGAGCTAGAGTTCATCTCTCTGTTGGGTGCCGCAGGCTCTCCTGAATACCATAGACAAGGTGCTAGACATGGACAACACTTTTCTGTGGACCTCAGCCCAGGCCAAGCAGCCCTCGGCGGGCTCAAATCTCCTGCTGGCTGTGGAGACCCTGGCACGCAGCCTGTGCCCAGAGGATCATCCCTTCTCCTTCAGCTTGGCCAATGTGCAGCTGCAAGCCGAGCTTGTCAGACCCCCATTTCCTGCTGACTACAGTGTCCCCTTCTCCAATCAGTCCCGACTGCAGGCACAGATTCTTGGGCACTCACTGGCCCCACTGGGCCATAATAGAACCAACAACAGTATCACTAGCTTGGTGCTGCAAAAACTGGACCACCTTCTGCCCTCAAACTATGGAAAAGGCCTGGGGGACTCTCTCTATGCCACTCCTGGTCTGATCCTCACCGTCTCCATCATGGCAGGTGACCAGGTCTTCAACCAGGGAGAAGTCATCATGAACTTTGGGGACATAGATGGCACCCCCCACTGTGTCTTCTGGGACCATAATCTCTTCCAGGGCAAAGGGGGCTGGTCGGATGAAGGGTGCCAGGTGCAGGTAGCCAGTGCCAGCCCCAGCACTCAGTGCATCTGCCGGCATCTcactgccttctccatcctcatgTCCCGACACAAGGTTCCAGAAAACCCCACCCTGGACCTCCTGGGTCAGGTGGGCTTGGGAGCCTCCATTCTGGCACTGCTTGTGTGCCTGGGCGTGTACAGGCTGGTGTGGAGGGTCGTGGCACGGAACAAACTTGCCTACTTACGCCACGCAGCCCTGCTCAACGTGGTGCTCTGCCTGCTGGCTGCAGACACCTGCTTCCTAGGAGCCACCTTGCTTCCTCCAGGGCCCCGCAGCCCACTTTGCCTGGCCGCTGCCTTCCTCTCGCATTTCCTCTACCTGGCCACCTTTTTCTGGATGCTGGCTCAGTCCCTGATGTTGGCCCACCAGCTGCTCTTTGTCTTCCATCAGCTGTCCAAGCACCGAGTACTCTCCCTGATGGTGGTCCTCGGCTACCTTTGCCCCATGGGGCTTGCAGGTATCGCCCTGGGCCTCTACCTACCCCGAGGGCAATACCTGGGGGAGGAGGCATGCTGGTTGGACAGGAAGGGAGTGAGGCTCTACACCTTCGTGGGGCCAGTGCTGGCCATCGTGGCTATAAACGGGCTGGTACTAGCCATGGCCGTGCTGAAGTTGCTAAGACCTTCGCTGTCAGAGGGGCCCCAGGAGGAGCAGCGCCAAGCTCTTCTAGGGGTGATCAAAGCCCTCCTCATTCTCACACCCATCTTCGGCATCACCTGGGGGCTAGGCCTGGCCACTCTGTTAGAGGAAGTCTCCATAGTCCCTGACTATGTCTTCACGGTCCTCAACACCTCCCAGGTAGGTGCTAAGGTGGTGGCTGTGCTTTTTGCCCTTTTAGATGGCCTTTCCAAGGAGGTATTATGGTGGAGCAGAAGAAACATAGGCTCGGGAATTTTAGAAGGcttaggtttggatcccagttcCTCCACTGACTAGCTGGATAACTTTGGACAAACTTCTCTAAGctttggttttcttatctgtaaaataatatcTAGTTTTGCCAGAAAAGTCAGGGAATTGTCAGTACCCAATCCTTTGAAATTCATCCCCTTTGTAACCATAACAGTAAGAAAGCACCTGAAATGGATCCTATGCACCAAATGGTGCTAAGGTACAGAAAACCCAAGATGGGAAGCCTCGGGATGGGAATTAGACAAGAGGATAGAggttgcaggaggaagagagggaatggGTTGATTTTGGTTGGTTCCTTCCTCCATGACTAACTTAACCCCATATCCCCCTTTCCAGGGTGTCTTCATCTTATTGTTTGGTTGCCTCATGGACAAGAAGGTAAGTCTGCCCATCTAACTCCCGCCTGACTTGCAGTGCCAAGGCCAGGACTTCGCTGGCATAACCGGGCATTTACCTATCCTGCAGGTACAAGAGGCTTTATTCAAACGCTTCTGCCACACCCAACCCCTCACCTCCACTATCTCCCTGGTGAGTTACTGCTTCAAATCCTCAGTTCTCCCCCTGAGAGTGGGTCAGAAGTCAACGTTCCACAGCCTTCCCCAGCAGAGATGGGCACAGCTAGAAGCTGAGAGAAGATAGGGGTTGTGTTTTAGAATGAGCATGTTTCAGGTTCAAGCTCTCCTACACTGGAGAAAGCAGCCCAGTCAGAATCAGGTTCCTGGTTCCTGAATACAATCTGGACTGCTAGA
Coding sequences within:
- the ADGRF3 gene encoding adhesion G-protein coupled receptor F3, with the translated sequence MVCSAAPVLLLAVTLPLVGSPDARASQPGQSQAGGESGQQLDQESGVGESVLVSVYVQLDFSNETWPAALSRTLTLPAALASPSPRTLTGLSLTTECNVNHDGCTYCACLSGYQWNASSHHHPCQTSHNHQPCGCLVFSPTEAGYCQLLRPVPRTLSLHSRTQTPGDTLNLTLLTSHETTNLNWFLWRAGSPGPLPLQPGTRVSLTSSQGQAVLSIFNISHKWAGEYTCCFEAQGFRWELYQVVRVSLQATDVAQLPDQLSISCTTSPGFQLSCCTPGTHSACTASWSPRGGSKGRNTTCPEDFSAVAWNVTKAGHVAEALCPVNRTGMVKRPCGSDGVWGPIHSNCTDTRLQALLHKAQRLQEGQGWPAEEVPEILAQLSEQVVVVSSPSDLLAVLGTMSSLAKVVADARIRLNHSALEALLNTIDKVLDMDNTFLWTSAQAKQPSAGSNLLLAVETLARSLCPEDHPFSFSLANVQLQAELVRPPFPADYSVPFSNQSRLQAQILGHSLAPLGHNRTNNSITSLVLQKLDHLLPSNYGKGLGDSLYATPGLILTVSIMAGDQVFNQGEVIMNFGDIDGTPHCVFWDHNLFQGKGGWSDEGCQVQVASASPSTQCICRHLTAFSILMSRHKVPENPTLDLLGQVGLGASILALLVCLGVYRLVWRVVARNKLAYLRHAALLNVVLCLLAADTCFLGATLLPPGPRSPLCLAAAFLSHFLYLATFFWMLAQSLMLAHQLLFVFHQLSKHRVLSLMVVLGYLCPMGLAGIALGLYLPRGQYLGEEACWLDRKGVRLYTFVGPVLAIVAINGLVLAMAVLKLLRPSLSEGPQEEQRQALLGVIKALLILTPIFGITWGLGLATLLEEVSIVPDYVFTVLNTSQGVFILLFGCLMDKKVQEALFKRFCHTQPLTSTISLVTNETYIPEHSKGRRENASYEERMT